The Cylindrospermopsis curvispora GIHE-G1 genome contains a region encoding:
- a CDS encoding cytochrome b/b6 domain-containing protein, protein MSRSTPYQPLILRILHSLSGILVLAAIITGFLVYNTFDKRFGSLPIAKINPIQDIHGTVALLFLLLLPLFSLYSFHGGKIRLLQADSLQKISQPNQFNKPIWWLSLQRLANTFMLIAAVLAVTSGRMMKEEWLPLGELDHIWYYCHLTAWLILICSLAIHLLMSAKVGGAPLLLSMISWQVRTQDSPKHWLTRLRNWSVTNNYGQSLANFYQLLQSNTILSLIELLVILGTIAAFLLPLFFSSGD, encoded by the coding sequence ATGAGTCGTTCAACACCATATCAACCGCTAATTTTGAGGATTCTACACTCCTTGAGTGGGATTTTAGTGCTTGCTGCAATTATTACTGGATTTTTAGTATATAATACCTTCGATAAAAGATTCGGCAGTCTTCCCATCGCCAAAATCAATCCTATTCAAGATATACACGGTACTGTTGCTTTACTATTCTTACTCTTATTACCCCTGTTTTCGCTTTATAGCTTCCATGGCGGAAAAATACGTTTATTGCAAGCTGACTCGCTGCAGAAAATATCCCAACCTAATCAATTTAATAAACCAATTTGGTGGCTAAGTTTACAACGTTTGGCAAACACCTTCATGTTAATTGCTGCAGTCTTAGCAGTGACGTCTGGAAGAATGATGAAAGAAGAATGGTTACCACTGGGAGAATTGGATCATATTTGGTATTATTGCCATTTAACAGCATGGTTAATTCTAATTTGTTCTTTGGCTATACACCTTTTAATGTCTGCTAAAGTTGGTGGTGCGCCACTACTGCTTTCCATGATTTCATGGCAAGTACGCACTCAAGACAGTCCCAAGCATTGGTTAACTCGTTTACGTAATTGGTCTGTTACTAATAATTATGGACAAAGCTTGGCAAACTTTTATCAGTTGCTACAAAGTAACACAATTTTAAGTTTGATTGAATTACTAGTGATATTGGGAACTATTGCTGCTTTCCTCTTACCTTTATTTTTCTCATCCGGTGATTAA